The following DNA comes from Poecilia reticulata strain Guanapo linkage group LG16, Guppy_female_1.0+MT, whole genome shotgun sequence.
TTGAGTCTGTGTTGTGTCAGACTCAATGTTTTGCTCGTCCCACTCATGGATGTGTTTGTCTCTGCCTAACCCCACAGGTCATGCATGCAGCCGGGCCTCTAGCTTGCGTTTTGTCTGAACCCAGCCCTCGAGACAATACGCTACACGTAGCCGGAGGCTCTTCCTCCGTCTAGCCTCCGTCTTTTCCCCCTCCGCCCCTGCCGCTCCCAGAGTTCCCTATGTTAACCCTCTTGAGCATGTTTTACTATATATGTCTGCGGCGGCGCTCCAGGAGCGGGACTCGAGGCGAGGCACTGACCAGCCGGCGTGCCGTGGAGTCGGGCCAGAGGGCGGTGCTGCCGGTTAGCGTGGAGGTGGAGCAGTACGCCAAGGAGGTTCTGGACTTCAGCTCCCACTATGGCAGTGAGAACAGCATGTCCTACACCATGTGGAACCTGGCCGGGATCCCCAACGTTTACCCCAGCTCGGGGGACTTCACGCAAACGGCCGTGTTCAGAGCTTACGGGAAGTGGTGGGAACAGTGCGCCAGCGCTCCCTTGGCGTTCCGCCGGACCCCCGACGGCTTCCACAGTCAGGATTACATCGAGCTGGGCTTCGAGGAGCCTGTCTACCCCACGGCAGTGGAGGTGTTTGAGACTTATTATCCTGGAGCCATCGTCCAAATCCTGGCCTGCTCCCACAACCCGTTCTCCCAAAACCCACCCACTGATGTCAGGTAACAGCCCCCCCAGTGACGACATCCTGAAGCAACTTCCATTAGCAATAACTAGAACAGGGTCCTGCACTACCACGCGTACTTTGGCCATTGTGGATAGGGGGGTAAAAGGAGGAGTACTTTTTAGCCAAAAAGCTtcaaaattttctagaaaaaaaaccaaggaattttctgagtttgaaaagtgagaaattttctagaaaaaactctgaaatttagaaattaatttcagaaattttcaagaaaaaacatggacatttctgagtttttaaaacattttcaacttttgaaaagttgcaaaagttgaacttttttgacatttgaaacaaaaaaaatgtaagaaattttGCTAGACGATAAATTGCCCCTGTaaatattgcgataaacgatactgttgttgttttgagaccattttcaagtaatatattgacaATTACTTAATATTCTCTCTCAAAGAGAATTAAACTTAAGTTTGTAAAGAACAATTAACACTTGAACTTGAAAAAACCtttaatatgcaaaataaaacatgacaacaaatatcaataaacaaaatggaaatggaaaataaaaaatacacgaCCGAAACCATAATTGTAATGGATTATGATTtcactgtaaacaaaattggCCTTCAAAAAAGGATTAATGATCaggatggaaattattgagctcattaattaattgattaatttgtCTTTAATAATATGTCCAGTAAGcagaagcagcaaaacaagTCCTCATGCTAACACCCTTTAGCACACAATCATTAACCCTAATCAGCCAGTATAACCTTGTGCGATGCTAAGCATGCTGTCTGTTGTCCAGGTGGGAGGTGTTGTGGTCAGGAGAGCCCACCAAAGCGCTGACCCCCCAGGCTCGACAGTTCTCCCCGAAAATCAAACACATCAACTTCCCCACCAATCTGCTCCGCCTGGAGGTCAACTGCTCCCTGCTGGACTACTACACCGAACTGGACGCCGTTATCCTCCGCGGGGTGAAGGAGAGGCCCATGCTCGCACTTTATAAGATGCCTCTCATCGACATAAGCGACTTAAGCGACAGCGAGGACGAGATGTCTGACGTCAGCTGTCCTTTCAAACCAGGAGGAGACGGCAAGCAGCAGAGGACGGCCAATGGCTACTTTGACAAACTGCCATACGAGGTGACAGCAGAACAAACACACTGCAGGGCGCAGAGCAAAACATGAAGGTCAAAGGAACCTTAATGTTAAAGgacagtgttatgtaaaatcaacttttttgagctttacattgtgtaataatgttattcaaaaacaaaccaaggaggatgaagctcctcctctgagctgcagtttctatccagcagcaattagcaaacactgcAGCGCAGGTAAAAATGTtactaaagggttaatagaggagccatgttgtgatgacttcttgaaggTGGAGTTTGAGAAAGAGCAGGAatttcttaaagggacagagacCCATTAAATAGcaaacatgccttctgttgaggaagctgagcctggggactctgggttgggctctccaatctctggggacgaggtcgccgaggtggtcaacaagctcctcggtggcagggccccggggtggatgagatccgcccagagttcctcaaggctctggatgttgtagggttgtgttggctcatgcaactctgcaatatcgcatggacattgGGGGCAGTTTCCCTGGATTGgtagactggggtggtggtccgcCTGTTCAAAAAgagggaccggagggtgtgctccaattacaggggggcaCACTcctaagcctccctggtaaggtctattcaggggtcctggagaggagggtccgtcggatagtcgaacctcggattcaggaagagcagtgtggttttcgtcctggtcgtggaacactggaccagctctacaccctcagcagggtcctggagggtgcatgggagttcgcccaaccagtctacatgtgttttgtggacttggagaaggcgttcgaccgtgtccctagGGGCTCTCCAtaagagatagggtgagaagctcggtcatccgggagggactcagagtagagccgctgctcctccacatcgagaggagccagttgaagtggctcgggcatctggtcaggatgcctcctggacgcctccctggtgaggtgttccgggcacgtcccacctgGAGGAGGCCTCAGGGAaaacccaggacacgctggagggactatgtctctcggggttcccccggaggagctggaagaagtggctggggagagggaagtctgggcctcccttctgaagctgctgcccccgcgacccgactccggatgaagcggaagaaaatggatggatggatggataaataacAAAGTAAATTTTTGGTTAAgtcatgtttaatatttataacatttttataacaactgaaggtaacatagttacttggttgtgctataaaatggcactatgtgtctggaaaacgcaTAATATTGACACTTTAATGTTCTTTGATAAAGTCACTTAGAAACTTGAACTAAAGTGTTTCCTTTTCACAACAACAGGTCGagaaaaaatgcaacttttccAATTAAATcatgttgttgtgtttgaaataaagaagttaatttctttttgctGGAGTCGCTATTTTAGAGTCTCTGTTtacaacaacacaaacactgatcagttgatttgtttattttaagtcataccTTGATAACATTcaccaacatgtttttgtaacttCATGCAGCCTTAGTGGAAAACAATTACCATGAAAACATGTTGCCTGTTATGAAACACGATGGTGGTAGAATTATGGTGTGGGGTTTCACAttgttacttgactgtgctctactctgtgttgttctgtcagGCATCACAACATTAAgacacactgaagtttgtgacCAAAAGGATTAAAAAGTTTGAAGTGGTACGAATACACTCCCATGTTCCTGCATTCCTCACAAACGCATTAACGTGTTGGGGCTCCGTCCTCGACCCAATGGGCCGACCTCGCGTCATGTTGTCTGCGGCACGCTTCAAGAAAATGCCCGTGGCGCTCGTCTCATCTGCACTCCAAACCGCTGCCATTAACGGCGGTCCTCACAAACCGCCTCTGAAACACAATACAGCTATTATCCATCAGCCGACACCGGGCCCTGAAAGCACGGCACGTTGTTGATCCGCCGCGACACACCCGCGCGGGGCAAATCACTCTTTGTCTCTGAGAGaggcaacacaaacacagagcggAACATCAGAGCCATTTAGATCTCTCCCTCATAGAGAGGAAACATTCATCTACGGTACACTTATTATCCTTCAGCTTTTTACCGTCACTTAAAGAGTTTCCGCTTTTCCTCGCCTCTCCTTTCCTGACCCTTCTCTCTCGCCCCTCCCGGTCTTCCGCCTTCAGCTTATCCAGCTGATTCTGAGCCACCTGACCCTGCCTGACCTCTGCCGTCTGGCCCAGACCTGCAAGCTGCTGCACCAGCACTGCTGCGACCCGCTGCAGTACACCCAGCTGAGCCTGCAGCCGTACTGGGCCCGGCTGAGTGACGCCTCCCTGGGACACCTGCAGAGCCGCTGCACCCTCCTCCAGAGACTCAACCTGTCCTGGACGGGCAGCCGCGGCGCTCTCACCCTGACGGGTTTCAGCAGGTCAGACCGAAATgacctcagaaaaaaaaaaaacactcgcAAGGACGAATAGTTTTAAAGTTGGTAGAACGGCAGACAAATATTCTAAGTCCAGATTAAGAAGGTCGTtctgtttttccccctctaGTTTCATGAAGGCCCGCGGTCTCAGCCTGGTGTGCCTGGAGTTGTCGTGTTGTCACTTCCTGAATGAGCCGTGTCTCGAGGTCATCGCCCAGGCCTGCCCCAAGCTGCAGGAGCTCAACTTGTCGTCGTGCGACCGCCTCCACCCGCAGGCCTTCACGCACATCTCCAAACTCTCGCACCTCCGCAGGCTGGTGCTGTACCGCACCAAGGTAGAGGTAGGTGTGGTCACCTGCGGACTGCAATGACCTGTAGAAGGTCCACTGTTATCGAGCATCTTTCAGAAAAACCGAGACTTAATTGGCAAACCCTTCACGTAAGAACTCATTCAAGCATTTACTTTCGTTTTGATTCTTTGTAGTTTCCTTTATGTCCTCTTCACTCcaggtaaagatgtgtaaaaagcctgaaaataaatggaagttttattcagttattctgaaaaaaacagtgaaatcacATTTAATTCACTTGTGGCTTAGATGTTGGCAGAGTTAATACTTTGTGCAGGTCTCTCTTCCTATAAGAAAGCTCTTAGTATTCTCCTGTCACATCTTACAAGGTTGGGTTGTACACAGATTCACTGCCAGCAAAAAGACTCCCAATTTTTTACTTAATATAACTTCATATATCAGagagtttatttttagcttctgAAGGCTGTTGGTATAGAAACAGATCCACGGCACCACGGATCCTCCAAGCTGATCCTTAGGAAGAGTTTTGACACACTGCTGCATAAAGCTGAATTTGTCGTCTCAGCAAACCAAGGCTCCTGTTAAAGCTGGATGTAtgtaagttttataaaaatatgtttctttacatatttgtcttTACATATTGTCGTCAAAGtgtaaaataatctgtgaaaagatcgatctcctccactTCCACCCAGAGCTACTATTGCTGTTTGAAGAGCCTCTcggtcagaaacagccaatcagagccaggaggagtgtcttagcACTGTTGGTCGGACTCGTGTatgcgctgctaaatgtgtCGGTGGAGAATGAACAACTTACTATTTCGGGAAAACTGTTGATCTGCTATCATCGGCTAATTAGCCTTAGCATTCTGAGAGCGTGTtgactttttgaaaagtttgacaTTCCACCTACTGGCCACAGTGTTAAACCTGATATACATTGTACTGTA
Coding sequences within:
- the fbxl4 gene encoding F-box/LRR-repeat protein 4, which produces MLTLLSMFYYICLRRRSRSGTRGEALTSRRAVESGQRAVLPVSVEVEQYAKEVLDFSSHYGSENSMSYTMWNLAGIPNVYPSSGDFTQTAVFRAYGKWWEQCASAPLAFRRTPDGFHSQDYIELGFEEPVYPTAVEVFETYYPGAIVQILACSHNPFSQNPPTDVRWEVLWSGEPTKALTPQARQFSPKIKHINFPTNLLRLEVNCSLLDYYTELDAVILRGVKERPMLALYKMPLIDISDLSDSEDEMSDVSCPFKPGGDGKQQRTANGYFDKLPYELIQLILSHLTLPDLCRLAQTCKLLHQHCCDPLQYTQLSLQPYWARLSDASLGHLQSRCTLLQRLNLSWTGSRGALTLTGFSSFMKARGLSLVCLELSCCHFLNEPCLEVIAQACPKLQELNLSSCDRLHPQAFTHISKLSHLRRLVLYRTKVEQTAILSILTFCPEIRHLNLGSCVRIEDYDVVASMLATRCRSLCSLDLWRCRNLTDRGLAELVTGCRMLEELDLGWCPTLQSSTGCFQQLARSLPRLRKLFLTANRTICDSDIEELATCCPALQHLDILGTRLVSDASLKKLLQSCPQLVLLDVSFCSQVDTRAVQELSSLFPSVAIKKSFTQ